The stretch of DNA GTTTCCCAGCAAACCGTTGTCGGCACGTTAGCCGATATCGTTCAAAAAGCCGGAGCGCTGAGGATGGAGCCGCCGACCGTCATCGTCGTGGGAGAGGTTGTTCGACTCAGGCCGAAACTCGACTGGTTCGAGCGACGCCCGCTCTTTGGGAAACGGGTGCTCATGACGCGAGCGAAAGAACAGGCTGGCGAATTAGCCGCTCGATTGACAGGGTATGGAGCTGAACCGGTGGAAGCTCCGACGATCAGGATCGTTCCTCCTCTCGACTGGGGGCCTGTCGATCATGCGATCTCCAAGATCGGGACGTACGACCGGATTATTTTTACCAGCGTCAACGGCGTGAGCCGTTTCATGACCAGGCTCTTTGCTCGTGGGCTCGATTCACGATGCTTGGCCGGACGGCAGCTGTGCTGCATCGGGCCTCGCACGGCTCAGGAGCTGGAAAAGTTTGGTGTCAGAGCCGATCTGGTTCCGTCGGATTATCAGGCGGAAGGACTGTTAGCTGAACTGAATCGGCGAGAGGTAGAAAACACCCACATCCTGATCCCTCGGGCGGAAGTGGCTAGAGAACTCTTGCCGAACGAACTGCGCGCAGCCGGGGCGCATGTCGACGTCATCCCCGTGTACCGCACGCTCACATCGGAACAAAATCCCAGTGGGTGGCAACAGGAGCTGATGGATCATCGGATTCATGTCGTCACGTTTACCAGCTCTTCCACGGTCCGCAACTTTGTCGCGATGCTCGGCGGTGCGGAAGCGGTGAAGCCGCTTTTGCAATCCGTGCTGATTGCTTGCATCGGACCCATCACAGCCAAGACGGCAGAGGAATATGGTTTGACGGTCTCAATCATGCCGAGCGAGAATACGATTCCCGCACTGGTGGACAAGATCGCCCACCATTATGATGGAAGCCGTGCGCAGGTGACGACGGGAGCGCTGGAGTGACGAATGCACGCAAGATGTAGGATGGGTTCTTACAAGGAGGGAGGGTGAGATGGTCCCTGTAAAGTCATTCATGATTCCCCGAGAAAAGTTCGTGACGGTGCCTCGTGACACCGATGCTCAGACGGCCGCCCGGATCATGCGGGACCGCGAGATCGGCAGTTTGTTCGTGACCAACGATCGCGAGATTATCGGCATTATCACGGATACGGATATGGTGCGCCGAGTGGTTGCGGCTGGGACAGCTGCAACCCAGACGACGGTCGAACAAATCATGTCGGCGCCGATCATGACCATTGAAGAGAGCAAGACGTTGCTCGATGCCAACGATTTGATGGCGCAATCCCATCTCCGCCATCTCGGGGTCACGCGCGAGGGGAAGCTGGTCGGGGTTATTTCCGTTCGCGACCTTGTCGTGTTCTTGACGAACCTTCCAAGAAAGTAAGACGAGGCATGGGGTTTCCGATCCAGCGGCTTCGACGACTGAGACAGCATGAATCGTTGCGTCGGATGGTACGTGAAACGGCGCTGTCCTCGTCGGATTTTATCTACCCGCTGTTCGTGGTCGAGGGACAGGATCGCCGTGAAGAGATTGCGTCGATGCCGGGCCAATGTCGGCTGTCCGTCGATCGTCTGATCAAAGAGGCGGGAGAGATTCAGGCCTTAGGGATTCCGGCCATCATGCTATTTGGGATACCGACGCACAAGGACGAACGTGGCAGCTCAGCGTGGGATCCGAACGGCATCGTGCAGCGGGCGATCAGGGCCGTCAAACAATACGTACCGGGGTTGCTGGTGATCACGGATGTCTGTATCGACGAATACACCAGCCACGGACATTGCGGACTCGTCAAGGACGGAAAAGTGCTTAACGATGAGACGCTCGAATGTCTCGCGGTGATGGCACGTTCTCATGCTGAGGCAGGCACCGATATGGTTGCGCCGTCGGATATGATGGATGGTCGTGTTGCTGCGATCAGGCGCGAATTAGATCGCGCCGGGTTCTCTGATCTGCCGATCCTGGCCTATGCAGCCAAGTTCTCCTCCTGTTTCTATGCGCCTTTTCGCGACGCGGCCTTTTCCAGCCCTCAATTCGGTGACCGCCAGTCCTATCAGATGGATCCGGCTAATGCGCGCGAAGCGCTGCGCGAGATCGATCTCGATATCGATGAAGGTGCCGATATCGTGATGGTCAAGCCGGCGCTGCCTTACCTGGACATCATTGCGAGGGCCCGTGCGCACACGCTTCTCCCACTGGCGGCGTATCAGGTGAGCGGGGAGTACAGTATGATTAAGGCGGCAGCGAGAGCAGGGTGGCTCGATGAATCACGTGCCATGATGGAATCGCTGTTGGCGATCAAACGGGCTGGAGCCGATCTGATCCTGTCGTACTTTGCGAAAGACGTCGCCAAGCTCCTTCATTGATCGACGATGAGAGTGACCGGCGGATATTCGGACGAAGACGTGCGGCCGTATCCGGTGGGAACCATCGGGAATTTCGACGGCCATCATCTCGGTCACCAGGCGCTCCTAAAACAGGTGGTCGAGACGGCGCGCCGAGCCTCTGGAACGGCTGTCGTCCTGACGTTTGACCCTCACCCGGTGAAAATCCTCGCGCCTCACGTTGACTTGCGGTTCTTGACGAGCGTGGAAGAAAAGCATGCCCGTTTCGAACAAGCCGGAATCGATGAACTGGTCTCCCTGGGCTTTACCCAAGCATTTGCCGCACTCCCTGCGGAGATGTTCGCCGAGCAGGTCCTCTTCAAAGGGCTCGGACTAAAAGAGATATTCGTCGGTCAACATTTTGCCTTTGGGCACAAGCGAGAAGGACGGATCGGCGATTTGATCACGCTCGGCAAACGATTCGGCTTTATCGTCCATCCGATTCCTCCCGTGGTGATCGACGGAGGAGTGGTTAGCTCGACGAGAATCAGGCAGCTCATCGTCGCGGGACATGTCGATCAAGCGGCTGTCTTGTTGGGACGATGCTATGCTCTGAGCGGAGTCGTATCTTCCGGCGAGAGGAGAGGGCGAACATTAGGATGTCCTACCGCGAACCTTCGGTTACCGCCGGACCGCGTGATCCCTGGCGACGGAATCTATGCAGCTGTCGCAATGCTGGGCCAAGAGCGACATGATTCGGTCGCCTATATCGGTACTAGACCGACCTTTGATGGTGGGGAGCGTGGATTGGAAGTATCGATTCTGGACGGAATCCACGAACTGTATGGGCGAACGCTCACGGTTGAGTTTATCGGTCGTATCCGGGGCGATGCACAGTTTGCCGGCGGAGATGCTCTGAGTCGGCAAATCACGGCCGATATGGATTCTGCGAGGGGCATCTTACGTCGATATCATAAAACAATCGGAGGACGCTGAGTCTTTGGAACGGGCCTTAAACAGCTCCCTCAACAAGATGGCCTGGCCTCCGCTGTTGCATCGGGTCGTTCGAACCGTTCGGTCCAGAAGCCTCTTGCTCTGCGGACAGCACATAGTGGTTGCCGTCTCAGGCGGGGCAGATTCCGTCGCACTGCTATCGATTCTGCATCGTCTCCGGTCGAGCTGGAAGCTGACGCTGTCAGCCGTTCATTGCAACTATGGACTGCGAGGAGATGAGTCTGAAGGGGACCAGCAATTTGTGGAGGCCTATTGCCGAGAGCTCGGGGTGCCTCTCCATGTTCGGCGGGTTGGATTTCAGGTCGGTACGCGCAAGGCCTCGCTGCAGGCTGAAGCCCGTGACCTCCGCTATCGGGTGATGCAGGAGGTTGCCGAGAGGTGCGGGGCCGATCGTATCGCCGTAGGCCATACGGCGGACGATCAGGCAGAAACGGTCTTGCTGTGGATGCTCCGTGGTGCAGGACTGACGGGTCTTTCCGGCATGCCGGCATTCCGCAATAACAAGGTTATTCGGCCTCTCTATGACACCAAGCGGCAAGAAATCCTGACGTACCTTCGCACGGCAGGATTGTCGTTTCGCGAGGACTCCAGCAATTTCCAACCACGTTACTTGCGAAATCGAGTGAGGAGCGAGGTCATCCCAATTCTGAATCGACTGGTCCCGTCAAGCGTTGATGCGCTCTGCAGGCTCGCGGATATCTGCCGAGAAGACGATCACTATCTGGATCAGCAGGTCGCCATCCTCTCCTCTTCCGCTTCCGCAGTGGAACGGGGATCGACGGGAGACTGGTCGATCGATCGCATGTTTCTTCTCGATCTTCCGCACGCACTTCAACGGCGTTGCATCCGAAACCTTTTTCGCCAGCATGACGATCGATTTCACTCACCCAGTATCCGAACGGTTGATCGCATCATTCGCTTGGCCTCCAAGAGGGAATCTGGTTCGAGTCTCGACGTGAAGGGAGGGCTGGTTGTTGTCGGTGATCGCCATCTACGGTTTGTTCCGTTTCCAGCGCGGGAGAGCTCGCATGCTGGACCACCGTACCGGAGATGTCAGGCACTTTTTTCTGTGCCAGGAGAGGTCATATGGCCTGGAACGAGACAACGACTTCAGGTACAACAGCAGTCACGAAACCAACTTGGCGTTGGTCCTCTCGGAAAGGATCGTATTCTGGTCGATGCGGATCGAGTGTCTCAGCCACTGATGGTACGGAACTGGTTGCCGGGAGACCGATTTCATCCCTCCGGTATGGGAGGGCATTCGAAGAAGCTGCAGGATGTTTTTACAGATCTGAAGATCCCGATTGCGGCCCGATCGCTGATTCCCCTGGTCGTGGCGCCCGAGGGAATCCTGTGGGTCGTTGGTTATCGGCAGGATGGTCGCTGGATACCCACTGCCGCGACGGAACGCTGTTTGCTGTTCACTTCTGATAGTTTATCTTTGAGGGAAGGGACTGAGTGAAATGGAACGGATATTCGGACGCCCGATCGTTACCCAGGAGCAAATGCGGAGCCGCATCCGCGATCTGGGAAGACAGATCAGCGCCGACTATGCCGGGAAAGATCTCGTGCTCATCGGGGTACTCAAGGGAGCCTATGCATTTTTTGCCGACCTGGCACGAGCGATCCGAATTCCGGTACGGGTAGATTTCATCCTCGTGACGAGCTATGGAACGCAGGTGAGGACGACCGGGAAGGTCAAGCTGATGACCGACCTGACCGAAAAGATCAAGGATAGAGACGTGTTGCTGGTTGAGGACATCGTCGATTCTGGCTTGACCGTTCAATACCTCACAAGGACGTTGGCGAAGCAGAAACCGAGAAGCATCAAAGTTTGTACCTTGCTGAGTAAGCCTGAGCGTCGCGTCGTCAATGTGCAGTTGCAGTATATCGGGTTCAGAATTCCGAACAGGTACGTAGTCGGCTACGGACTCGATTACCAACAAAAGTACCGGAACCTTCCGTATCTCGCTGTCCTCGATCATCCGAGTCAGGAAGAGGAATAAGAGTTTTCCAGCGAGCTGTTGTCAATTTACGCAAGGCTATGTTAACATCACCACGAATTCTACATACGTTGCGTTCAACGTTGTCGCCAAGGAGAACTGGATGAATTCCCGGGTCAAGAACTTGCTTTTCTGGGTGGTGGTCGGCTTGTTCATGATTCTCCTGTTCAATCTGTTCAGTGTCCCGACTCACGCACCTGAAGAAGAAGTGATATTCAGCGATTTCATGGCCAAGCTCGACAAGGGTGATTTTGAAAAGGTCATCATTAAGGGTAATCACATCAGCGGGGTCCTAAAAGACAAGACTCGTATTCGTACCTATTCAGCGGACTACCCTGACCTTGTCAAAGTCCTTCGTGAAAAGGACGTTCAGATCGAGGTCAAACCACCGGATGAGAGCCCGTGGTATATCACCTTCCTCGTTACGTGGGGACCATTTATCCTCTTCCTTGGCCTCTGGTTTTTCCTGATGCGTCAGATGCAAATTGGCGGAAACAAGGCTCTGTCATTTGGAAAGAGTCGAGCACGTATGCTGACGGAAGAGCGAAAAAAGGTCACGTTTTCAGACGTGGCCGGTGTCGATGAAGCGAAAGAGGAAGTCCTTGAAATCATTGAATTCCTGAAAGACCCTCGGAAGTTTCAAAAGCTCGGTGGACGCATCCCCAAGGGCGTGCTCGTTGTCGGTCCTCCAGGAACAGGAAAGACGTTGCTGGCCAAGGCGATTGCAGGCGAAGCAGGGGTGCCGTTCTTCAGCATCAGCGGTTCTGACTTTGTAGAAATGTTTGTCGGCGTCGGAGCTTCACGGGTGCGGGATTTGTTTGAGCAAGGGAAGAAACATGCCCCATGCATTATTTTCATCGATGAAATTGACGCGGTCGGCCGCTTACGGGGCGCAGGCCTCGGTGGTGGTCATGACGAACGGGAGCAAACCCTCAATCAGTTGTTAGTAGAAATGGACGGTTTCGACACAACCGAAGGAGTTATTTTGGTTGCAGCGACCAATCGCCCCGATGTACTCGACCCGGCTTTGCTGAGGCCTGGACGCTTTGATCGGCAGGTGGTCGTGAATCGCCCAGACCTCAAGGGCCGTTCGGAAATCTTGAAAGTCCATACGAAAAAAGTTCCTGTCGCTGCGAACGTGGAGCTGGAGAAGATTGCCAGAGGGACACCTGGGTTTTCCGGCGCAGACTTAGAAAACCTTGTGAATGAAGCGGCGCTGTGGGCGGCCCGTCAGAACAAGAAGGAAGTTGAAAACATCGACTTTGAAATGGCCAAGGATAAGGTCATGATGGGTGCCGAGCGCAAGAGCATGATTCTCACCGAGGAAGAAAAACGAGTTACGGCTTATCATGAAGCCGGCCACGCGTTGATGGCGAAGCTTCTGCCGGGAACCGATCCCGTTCACAAAGTGACGATCATTCCCAGAGGTCGTGCGCTAGGTGTCACGATGCAGCTGCCGACAGATGATCGGCACAACTATTCGAAAGAGTTTCTCTACAATACCTTGGCGATTCTTATGGGTGGGCGTGTTGCCGAAGAGCTTGTATTCAAACATGTCACGACCGGAGCCGGGAACGATCTTGAACGTGCGACGGACCTTGCCCGTAAGATGGTATGCGAATGGGGTATGAGCGAGAAGTTGGGACCCCTGACCTTCGGACAGAAGGAAGATTCAGTGTTCCTCGGAAGAGACTTTGCCACGAAGCGAGACGTCAGTGATCAGGTTGCGCTTGAGATCGACTTGGAAATCAAGCGATTCGTGACAGAAAACTATGAACGTGCTAAACGTGTGCTGACCGAGCAAATGACGAGTCTGAAGGCCTTGGCGGAGGCGCTCCTTGAAAAGGAAGTGCTCGACGCACCGGAGATTGATCAGATTCTGTTGCAATCCTCCTCTCAAACTGTTCCAGCCTAAATCTATTGTGCCAACGGTTCGTTGGTGTAGGAATCGTTGGTCCCATGGTGCCGTACTCATGGGTCGCATTGCGTCTGATTCTTCCATGATGACCGGATCAACAGGTTGGATCTTCCTTCCGTCGGCAGACTAGTTGGGTCGAGTGTCACCACAGGCAGGAACGGCACAACATTGGTTCTCCGCCAAAGGACGCAAGATTCATTGCAAAGGGCGCCCACTCATCATGGGCGTTGTGAACGTCACGACTGATTCCTTCTATGATGGAGGACGATATGTCGAGCCTGAAAGAGCCATCGCCCACGCACTGGAACTTGTTGAGCAGGGGGCGGACATCATCGATGTCGGGGGAGAATCGACAAGGCCTGGAGCACGTTCCTTAAGTGAACGGGAGGAATTGGCTCACGTGATCCCGGTGGTGACAGGACTGGTACATCGTGTGTCGGTCCCGATTTCGATCGATACCACCAAGTCGCGAGTGGCAGAAGTCGCCCTGGATTGCGGAGCAGCGATCATCAATGATGTGAGCGCCTTGCGGCAGGACCCTGCCATGGCGTCGGTTATTGCCTGTTCGGATGCGGGAGTCGTCCTGATGCATATGCAAGGATCTCCGCCAACGATGCAACAATCACCGCACTATGTCGATGTCGTCGGCGAAGTCGTACAGTTTCTTGATGAGCGCCTCCAGAATGCCATCCGTGCAGGAATTGCTCGAACGAACATCATTCTTGATCCGGGCTTTGGTTTTGGCAAGTTGTTAGTCCATAATCTTGACCTTCTTGATGGATTGTCCGCGTTAGCGGCATTGAACCGCCCAGTACTGGTCGGTTTGTCACGCAAGGCGTTTATCGGGAAAGTGGTTGGACGGCCTGTTGAACATCGAGAATGGGGGACCGCAGCGGCGGTGGCATTGGCGGTCGATCGCGGCGCTCATATTGTGCGCGTCCATGATGTTGCGATGATGATCGACGTGGTCAGGCTGGCTGCGGCGTTGAATCCGTGCTGGTCATCTTGTGGAAAGGAGCACGATGCGTAAATTATTTGGAACCGACGGCGTCCGAGGGGTTGCCAATCTTGATCCCATGACAAGTGAAATGGCGATGCAGCTCGGACGCGCCGCCGCCCATATCTTTATGCGACGAGCGGGTCGCCATCAGATCGTCATCGGTAAAGATACTCGTATTTCCGGGTATATGCTGGAGTCTGCTTTGATGGCAGGAATCTGCTCGATGGGGGTTGATGTGCTGTTAGTCGGGCCGATGCCGACGCCGGCGATCGCGTTTTTGACCAGGAGCCTACGGGCGGATGCAGGGGTGGTCATTTCGGCATCGCACAATCCTTACCAAGACAATGGGATCAAATTTTTTTCAAGCGATGGATTCAAGCTTCCGGACGAAGTGGAAGCTCGTATCGAAGAATTGATCGTCTCGGAAGAAATCAGTCATCTTCGACCAACGGCAGACCTCATCGGCAAAGCCTACCGCATCGACGATGCAGAGGGACGCTATATCGAATTTGTAAAACGGTCGTTGCCGAAGGATTTGGATTTTCAGGGAATCAAGCTCGTCGTCGATTGCGCGAACGGCGCTGCATATAAGGTGGCTCCGATGGTTCTCAGGGAATTGGGCGCCACGGTTGAAGTGATCGGCAATAACCCTGATGGGATGAATATCAATGCCGGTTGCGGTGCCGTCCATCCGCAACTCCTGCAAGAGTCGGTGCGCCGTTACAATGCGGACCTTGGTATCGCCTTGGACGGCGATGCCGATCGGGCCGTCTTTGTTTGCGAACAAGGAACGGTCATCGATGGCGATCATGTGATGGCGGCCTTGGGCCTGGATCTTCATCGAGAGGGGCTCCTAGCCAAGCAGACCTTGGTGGGAACCGTGATGAGCAACTTTGGGCTGGAACTGGCGATGTCGAAAGCGGGCGTCAAGCTGGTTCGGACACCGGTCGGTGATCGGTATCTGCTCGAGCGAATGTTGGCTGAAGGCTATACCTTCGGAGGAGAGCAATCGGGACACTTCATATTCCTTGATCATAACACGACCGGGGACGGCCTCATCTCGGCGCTGCAGATGTTGTCATTGCTGAAGCGAACCAGGCAGCCGCTATCCGAGTTGGCCATGGCGATGACCGCCGTGCCGCAAGTGTTGGTGAATGTGCATGTTACGAAGAAACCGAGATTGGATTCCATTCCCGACATTGATTGCGCCATGCAGGAGAGCGAACGGCGCCTGAACGGGTGTGGGCGGGTCCTCATCAGATATTCCGGGACAGAGCCGCTGCTGCGGATCATGGTGGAAGGAGAGCAGGCCGCCCTGGTGAGGGAATTGGCTGAGGATCTGGCCAGGGTTGTACGAAAACATATCGGCTGAGTCTTCCCTCAGCTTCCGGCACATGAGGGAAGCTCATGCTCCCATCCCTCCTAGCAGCGTTTGTCCTCGGTCTTCTGTGTGGCGCGCAGATTTCATGTTTTCCGTTCTCCATCATAGTCTTGTTGGCCGGGATTGCCGTCGGATTCAGCATTCTCGAGCGAACCTGCTATATCGACTCACGCTCCGCACTACTGCTGTATGCCGGCCTGCTCTGCGGAGTACTGTACTGGAGTTTCGCCACCCCAACGTCGGAGTTCTCCCGGCTGTCACCGCGTCCTCATGAGACTGTTCAAGCCTCGATCGTCGGTCGGATTGTGGCTCCCATTCAGCACAGTGGGGGACGGCAGACGATCCTGGTTCAAACAGACGACACGGATTCGGAATTGAGACGCATACGCCTTGTGTGGCGCGACCCTGGTATCACGCTTCATCACGGTGACCGAATTTCGTTTCGGGGAAAACTTCATGGTCCACGAGGGTCGTTGAATCCGGGTGGATTCGACTATGCTGCCTACCTGGAGCGTCAGGGCATCGACTTTCTGGCCACCGTATCCGGTGCCCAAGCGGTGACATTGTTGGATGCAGAGCGTCCAGTTGGGTTATGGAGCTTGTGGAACCGGATCGATCATTGGAGGGATACGATACGTGCGGCAGCCATCAAGACATTGAATCAACCCACACGAGGGCTATTCCTCGGCATGATCATCGGCGAACGAGGCTATCTCGAACCAGCGCTCCAAGACTGGTTCATGGTGACCGGAACCGTGCATCTGCTCTCCATCTCCGGTTCACATCTCGGTCTCGTGGCCCTCGTGGTCTTTTGGTCGGTGAAAAGACTTGTGCTTTGGCTTCCGCCCACTCTCTTGTTGACGCTGTCACGAAGAGTCACGGCGTCGGAAATTGGGATTGTGCTCGCATGGCCCGCCGTCGCATTGTATGCCTTGCTTGCGGGGGCCGAGGTAGCGACCGTGCGATCGCTCGTGATGATCACTCTGGCGATGATCGCAATGTGGTTGGGGTATGAGCGCCATCTGGGGCATGCGATGGCTGTGGCTCTCCTGGCGATCCTCTTGCACGATCCTCGTGCCATCTTTGACATTTCATTTCAACTCTCCTTTCTGTCTGTGCTCGTGATGGTCAGAATGATCGCACTCACGAAATCTTGGAGCGACGACGCTGCGTGGGCCGATAGTCGGCTGCGAGACCGCTTCATGAGCCATGCGATTAAAGCACTGTCGATGAGCGGGGCTGTGACTGTGGCTACTTTTCCCATGGTTGCGTTCTATTTCAATCAGGTTCCATGGATGGGAACCGTCACCAACGTGATAGCCGTCCCGTTTACCGGTATCATCTTGGTGCCTTTAGGACTGCTCGCTGCCCTATGGACGATCGTGACTGAGAATGGTTCGTTGATCCTAGGGGCAACGATAGAGCGATTGTTCGGGTTGATGGTCCTTGGATTGCAGTGGTGTGCCCGCTTCCCAGGAGGGGAGTGGCATGTGGCAGCACCATCCATACCTACGATCGTCCTCTTTTATTCTGGGTTACTTATGGCAACTTTTCAGGCGATACCGTGGCGCGTCCGAGTTGCCGGTGCCGGTTTGGCGATAGGGTTGCTCGGCTGGTGGCTGAGCCCTCCCGTATCGCAAGCAGACGGCGATCATTGGCGTGTCACATTCCTCGATGTCGGACAAGGAGATAGCTCCGTGGTCGAGTTGCCGGATGGTCAGACCGTTTTGATCGACGGAGGAGCTCGATATGAACGATTGGACATGGGAAAAGATGTGATCGCACCGTTTCTGTGGAGTCGAGGTGTCCACCATATTTCCCATGTCATCGGGACACACCCGCAATTGGATCACGTCGGCGGGTTGATTTGGGTACTCCGGCATATGTCGGTCGGACGGTACTGGAGTGGGGGGATAGATCGCTCTGAGAAATTCGTTGAAGATCTGAAGGCTACCCTTCGCGATCGGAATATCGATCAACGCACCGCCGTGAATGGTCAAGACCTGTTGCAGTCCGGTCAGTGCCGACTCAACATTCTCAGTCCACCGGAAACATCAGTGGTGCGTGAACCGACTCAGCCCCCGACCGGAACGCTATTGAACAATCTGTCCATCGTCTCGCGACTGCAGTGTGGAACCCATTCCATCCTTTTTGCAGCCGATATTGAAACTGCCGGATTGAGGCGGTTGAACGAGCAAGGGTATCAACCGGTGACTCTCCTGAAAGTGCCTCATCACGGAGCGCGCAGCTCGCTGGATCCGGGCTGGCTTAGTCGGCTCCACCCACAGTACGCAGTCGTCTCGGTCGGCGCGGCCAATCCCTATGGCCATCCGGTTGAATCGGTATTACAAGCGTATCGAGATCAGCATATTCCGGTCTTTCGCACGGACC from Nitrospira sp. encodes:
- the cobA gene encoding uroporphyrinogen-III C-methyltransferase, with protein sequence MNLVRQKKGKVYLVGAGPGDPGLLTLRGKECLGQADVVLYDYLANPALLTHAQDQAERVYVGRRGRGKYSEQEAINCLLIERANAGNVVVRLKGGDPFVFGRGGEEAEVLAEAGIEFEVVPGVTAAVAVPAYAGIPVTHRTLASTLTIVTGHEDPEKPSTTLDWSRLAMSQGTVVFLMGMKNLSTISTRLIEEGLAPTTPVAITRWGTRVSQQTVVGTLADIVQKAGALRMEPPTVIVVGEVVRLRPKLDWFERRPLFGKRVLMTRAKEQAGELAARLTGYGAEPVEAPTIRIVPPLDWGPVDHAISKIGTYDRIIFTSVNGVSRFMTRLFARGLDSRCLAGRQLCCIGPRTAQELEKFGVRADLVPSDYQAEGLLAELNRREVENTHILIPRAEVARELLPNELRAAGAHVDVIPVYRTLTSEQNPSGWQQELMDHRIHVVTFTSSSTVRNFVAMLGGAEAVKPLLQSVLIACIGPITAKTAEEYGLTVSIMPSENTIPALVDKIAHHYDGSRAQVTTGALE
- a CDS encoding CBS domain-containing protein; translated protein: MVPVKSFMIPREKFVTVPRDTDAQTAARIMRDREIGSLFVTNDREIIGIITDTDMVRRVVAAGTAATQTTVEQIMSAPIMTIEESKTLLDANDLMAQSHLRHLGVTREGKLVGVISVRDLVVFLTNLPRK
- the hemB gene encoding porphobilinogen synthase, with the translated sequence MGFPIQRLRRLRQHESLRRMVRETALSSSDFIYPLFVVEGQDRREEIASMPGQCRLSVDRLIKEAGEIQALGIPAIMLFGIPTHKDERGSSAWDPNGIVQRAIRAVKQYVPGLLVITDVCIDEYTSHGHCGLVKDGKVLNDETLECLAVMARSHAEAGTDMVAPSDMMDGRVAAIRRELDRAGFSDLPILAYAAKFSSCFYAPFRDAAFSSPQFGDRQSYQMDPANAREALREIDLDIDEGADIVMVKPALPYLDIIARARAHTLLPLAAYQVSGEYSMIKAAARAGWLDESRAMMESLLAIKRAGADLILSYFAKDVAKLLH
- the ribF gene encoding riboflavin biosynthesis protein RibF encodes the protein MRVTGGYSDEDVRPYPVGTIGNFDGHHLGHQALLKQVVETARRASGTAVVLTFDPHPVKILAPHVDLRFLTSVEEKHARFEQAGIDELVSLGFTQAFAALPAEMFAEQVLFKGLGLKEIFVGQHFAFGHKREGRIGDLITLGKRFGFIVHPIPPVVIDGGVVSSTRIRQLIVAGHVDQAAVLLGRCYALSGVVSSGERRGRTLGCPTANLRLPPDRVIPGDGIYAAVAMLGQERHDSVAYIGTRPTFDGGERGLEVSILDGIHELYGRTLTVEFIGRIRGDAQFAGGDALSRQITADMDSARGILRRYHKTIGGR
- the tilS gene encoding tRNA lysidine(34) synthetase TilS, giving the protein MERALNSSLNKMAWPPLLHRVVRTVRSRSLLLCGQHIVVAVSGGADSVALLSILHRLRSSWKLTLSAVHCNYGLRGDESEGDQQFVEAYCRELGVPLHVRRVGFQVGTRKASLQAEARDLRYRVMQEVAERCGADRIAVGHTADDQAETVLLWMLRGAGLTGLSGMPAFRNNKVIRPLYDTKRQEILTYLRTAGLSFREDSSNFQPRYLRNRVRSEVIPILNRLVPSSVDALCRLADICREDDHYLDQQVAILSSSASAVERGSTGDWSIDRMFLLDLPHALQRRCIRNLFRQHDDRFHSPSIRTVDRIIRLASKRESGSSLDVKGGLVVVGDRHLRFVPFPARESSHAGPPYRRCQALFSVPGEVIWPGTRQRLQVQQQSRNQLGVGPLGKDRILVDADRVSQPLMVRNWLPGDRFHPSGMGGHSKKLQDVFTDLKIPIAARSLIPLVVAPEGILWVVGYRQDGRWIPTAATERCLLFTSDSLSLREGTE
- the hpt gene encoding hypoxanthine phosphoribosyltransferase, with product MERIFGRPIVTQEQMRSRIRDLGRQISADYAGKDLVLIGVLKGAYAFFADLARAIRIPVRVDFILVTSYGTQVRTTGKVKLMTDLTEKIKDRDVLLVEDIVDSGLTVQYLTRTLAKQKPRSIKVCTLLSKPERRVVNVQLQYIGFRIPNRYVVGYGLDYQQKYRNLPYLAVLDHPSQEEE
- the ftsH gene encoding ATP-dependent zinc metalloprotease FtsH, with the protein product MNSRVKNLLFWVVVGLFMILLFNLFSVPTHAPEEEVIFSDFMAKLDKGDFEKVIIKGNHISGVLKDKTRIRTYSADYPDLVKVLREKDVQIEVKPPDESPWYITFLVTWGPFILFLGLWFFLMRQMQIGGNKALSFGKSRARMLTEERKKVTFSDVAGVDEAKEEVLEIIEFLKDPRKFQKLGGRIPKGVLVVGPPGTGKTLLAKAIAGEAGVPFFSISGSDFVEMFVGVGASRVRDLFEQGKKHAPCIIFIDEIDAVGRLRGAGLGGGHDEREQTLNQLLVEMDGFDTTEGVILVAATNRPDVLDPALLRPGRFDRQVVVNRPDLKGRSEILKVHTKKVPVAANVELEKIARGTPGFSGADLENLVNEAALWAARQNKKEVENIDFEMAKDKVMMGAERKSMILTEEEKRVTAYHEAGHALMAKLLPGTDPVHKVTIIPRGRALGVTMQLPTDDRHNYSKEFLYNTLAILMGGRVAEELVFKHVTTGAGNDLERATDLARKMVCEWGMSEKLGPLTFGQKEDSVFLGRDFATKRDVSDQVALEIDLEIKRFVTENYERAKRVLTEQMTSLKALAEALLEKEVLDAPEIDQILLQSSSQTVPA
- the folP gene encoding dihydropteroate synthase — translated: MSPQAGTAQHWFSAKGRKIHCKGRPLIMGVVNVTTDSFYDGGRYVEPERAIAHALELVEQGADIIDVGGESTRPGARSLSEREELAHVIPVVTGLVHRVSVPISIDTTKSRVAEVALDCGAAIINDVSALRQDPAMASVIACSDAGVVLMHMQGSPPTMQQSPHYVDVVGEVVQFLDERLQNAIRAGIARTNIILDPGFGFGKLLVHNLDLLDGLSALAALNRPVLVGLSRKAFIGKVVGRPVEHREWGTAAAVALAVDRGAHIVRVHDVAMMIDVVRLAAALNPCWSSCGKEHDA
- the glmM gene encoding phosphoglucosamine mutase, which encodes MRKLFGTDGVRGVANLDPMTSEMAMQLGRAAAHIFMRRAGRHQIVIGKDTRISGYMLESALMAGICSMGVDVLLVGPMPTPAIAFLTRSLRADAGVVISASHNPYQDNGIKFFSSDGFKLPDEVEARIEELIVSEEISHLRPTADLIGKAYRIDDAEGRYIEFVKRSLPKDLDFQGIKLVVDCANGAAYKVAPMVLRELGATVEVIGNNPDGMNINAGCGAVHPQLLQESVRRYNADLGIALDGDADRAVFVCEQGTVIDGDHVMAALGLDLHREGLLAKQTLVGTVMSNFGLELAMSKAGVKLVRTPVGDRYLLERMLAEGYTFGGEQSGHFIFLDHNTTGDGLISALQMLSLLKRTRQPLSELAMAMTAVPQVLVNVHVTKKPRLDSIPDIDCAMQESERRLNGCGRVLIRYSGTEPLLRIMVEGEQAALVRELAEDLARVVRKHIG